ATAATTAGTAGAATTCTTGTTAAAATTCTCTTAAGAAAACTTTAATCAACTTCACACCTCCAGTACCAAATTCACAAAAAAATCCAGAGCGGTTTGCTGAATTTCCAGCTTATGGCGATTGGGATAAATCAATTCCAGTCGTTTTTTTACATTCTCCAAACCTATCCCATGGCTTTCAGCGTTTTCCATTTCTTCTGTCTTTGAATGCAGGCTATTATGCACTTTAAAATAGAGATTGTGGTCATCATGAGTAAGAGTTATAAATATCCATGAGGGCGACAAAAAACTAAGGCCATGTTTGAATGCATTTTCTACGAAAGGATTGAGGAGCATTGGTGCCAAATATATCTCCCTGTCAGAGGCCTGGACATTTACCTCAATTTTTATATCCTTGCTCTCATCAATCCGCATCCTTTGAATCTCTATAAAATTATTGAGATAATCGATTTCTTTGGACAGCGGAATGCGATCCTGATGGTTTTCCTGAAGCATAAACCGCATCATATCTCCCAATTTTTGTATTCCGTCTGAGGTTTTTGATGCATTTTCCTTCAGTGCCACCGAGTAAAGCGTATTGAGGGCGTTAAACAGGAAATGTGGGTTTATCTGCGAGCGAAGACTGGAAAGCTCTGCCGATTTATTACTGATTTCAGTCTTTAGAAAGATTTTTTCTTTTAATAGTGCCTTTCTCAAAAATGCAACACCCACCGAAGCCAAAACCACCAGGCCGAATATCAAAAACAAATAATAGAAGTCTATTTCAAAATAAGAACGATTGTAAATGGACCAAATCAGCAACTGAAATGCATGAACCAATGTGGCTCCGGCGATAGCATTGACTAGAAAACCCAGCATATTTTTCCTGAATTTTTCTGAATTCAAATCATAAACATAGGGAAGGCACCGGTTAAAGAAATATCCCTGAAGAAAGTAAACAACAACTCCGGTTAATCCCAAAATCGTCATTTCTCTTACAGGACCACTCCAATAGTCTTTTTGGGGAATATTACCTGCCACGGCCACAATCACCAAAAAAACACTTATTGCCGCCTCAAGTGCATACCCTATAACCTGATTGTTGTCTTCTTCTTTTAACCTGGCTTTTACAAAATAAAATCCTTGTGCCAATGCCTCGTAGAGACACAATAAAACCAGTAATGCCACCGTGTCGGTTACCAAAAAGAGTTTTCGGAAATTGGAATAAACCAGCGAACCGACTACTTTTTGAACCATTTTCCCCTGAGCATCGGTGTAGATATTGTTTATTTCGCGATATTCCAATTTCAAGGAACTGTAAGCCCAAACCGAAGAAAAAACGAACAAAACAGATGCTGCAAACAACAAAAAAGTAACAACCGAATAATCCCTGGCCCAGAATTTCGGAGCAAATCTGAAGTGAAAGACACTCCAAGCGGAATAAAACAAGCCCGCCCCGGCGACAATGGGCATGACAGCATTCATGAGATGTGAATAATCGGTCAGTCCTTTCCAAACTCCGGCCATATCGCGACTGACTGGCGGTAAGCTGCGAAGGTGATATATAAATTCATCAAAGGCATGGGCTTCCTGAAACAACCTTTTGACCACATAAATCACAAAACATCCCAGCACCAGGAAGGCTTCGTATCTCTGATCTTTTAATAATTTTTGCATAGCTTTTTCATAATTTTAATCCAAAACTACTGCAGCCCAAAAAGCGGAAATTAAAAATGTTTTGAATGCCTGAGAAAATGGGATGAAATTGAACCTAAATCGGTGTTTTTACCTTAAACACTCATTTATCGCTTTAAAAAGTGAATTTTCCCCACTTGCATCGCAGCTAATTTCCCATATCATCACTCCGGCGAGTTTCTTCTCAAGAGCAAGTTTTGTTTTATTTTTAATAGTAAATGTGCCATTGTAATAATGTCCGTTCCAATAGTCATCAAAGGAGCTGGCACCTTCTTTCAGGAGCTGTTTGTAGGTAAAGCCATAATTACCATGACCTTTTTTGGCATAAAATGGTAACCCTAAAACAGCCTTACCAGCTGGCAAATGGCGTGTATTGAGCCAAAAATCAACACATTCCATAGCCATCGAATA
The sequence above is a segment of the Cytophagaceae bacterium genome. Coding sequences within it:
- a CDS encoding histidine kinase, which codes for MQKLLKDQRYEAFLVLGCFVIYVVKRLFQEAHAFDEFIYHLRSLPPVSRDMAGVWKGLTDYSHLMNAVMPIVAGAGLFYSAWSVFHFRFAPKFWARDYSVVTFLLFAASVLFVFSSVWAYSSLKLEYREINNIYTDAQGKMVQKVVGSLVYSNFRKLFLVTDTVALLVLLCLYEALAQGFYFVKARLKEEDNNQVIGYALEAAISVFLVIVAVAGNIPQKDYWSGPVREMTILGLTGVVVYFLQGYFFNRCLPYVYDLNSEKFRKNMLGFLVNAIAGATLVHAFQLLIWSIYNRSYFEIDFYYLFLIFGLVVLASVGVAFLRKALLKEKIFLKTEISNKSAELSSLRSQINPHFLFNALNTLYSVALKENASKTSDGIQKLGDMMRFMLQENHQDRIPLSKEIDYLNNFIEIQRMRIDESKDIKIEVNVQASDREIYLAPMLLNPFVENAFKHGLSFLSPSWIFITLTHDDHNLYFKVHNSLHSKTEEMENAESHGIGLENVKKRLELIYPNRHKLEIQQTALDFFVNLVLEV